The region ATCGACCGGCCGGCCAAGGACATCAACATGGCGTTCATGAACGCCGGCACCGACCCGACCCCCTACCTGAACGACTACCGCAACGCGGTGCGCTACACCGACACGATGGTCGGCCGGGTGATCGACGAGCTGCGGGCGCTCGACCTGCTCGACAAGACCATCGTCGTCGTGACGACCGACCACGGCGAGGCCTTCAACGACGACCGGGCCAACTTCTGGGGCCACGGCACCAACTACACGAAGTACGAGGTGCAGGTGCCGCTGATCATCCGCTTCCCCGACCGCGGGCCCGGCGTCTACACGCACCGCACCTCGCTCGTCGACATCGCGCCGACGCTGCTGACCCGCTACTTCGGCTGCACGTCGGACCCCCGCACCTACTCGAACGGGCGCGACCTGTTCGACGCGACGGCGGAGCCGCGCGCCTACGTGGCCGCGAGCTACGTCAACCACGCCTTCATCTTCGGCGAGGACGTGCACGAGATCCTGCCCCTGTCGACCCGCAAGTACCGCTTCGACGACGCCAAGGCCCCGGGCGGCGACCCGCCTTCAGGACTTCTCCGATCCGTCATGGAGGAGATCAACCGGTTCTACAAATGATGCGGTCTCAAGTTATTTCGTTCACACCACAATTGGCCTCGCACCCGCTTCCCCGCCCCTGCTAAACTCATAGCTGGTCGGTGACGCCGCCGTTTGCACCGGCGGCGTCCTGGAGGCCGACCCCCTCGCACGCTCCTCATCAACAACCGACAGGAGTGACGATGCTACGGAAAGCTCTCGCCACCACACTCGCCCTGTTCGCCCTGATCCTCCTGCTCGCCTCGCCCGGCTTCGCCGCCGACACGCGCGCCTTCGCGCCCGCGCAGGACGGCTTCGCCACGCAGGCGCCCGAGGTCGCCACCTACGCCGCGGACCGCGTGCTCGTCCAGCTGACGCGCGACGGCCTGGCCGCCTCACGGCTGTCCCAGCTGCTGGACAAGGGCGCCCGCGCCCCCGGCGCCGCGACCGGCCTGGCGTCGCTCGACGCGCTGGCCGCCGCCGCCGGCGTGCGCGCCGTCGAGCGCCCCTACGACCTGCCCGGCGACGTCGCCAAGGCCGCGGACCTGGGCGTCGACCGCTGGTTCATGTTCCGCTTCGAGACGAAGCAGGACATGGCCGACGTGGCCAAGACGCTCGGGCGCGACCCGTCCGTCGAGGCCGTGTCCCTGGACTGGGTGGCCTTCCCGGCCGCCGTCCCCGCCGACCCCCTCTACGTGAACCACTGGGGCCACAACAACACCGCCCAGCTGCCCGGCCTGGACTGGGGCGGCACCTACGACCACACCCTGACCACCACCGTCGGCACCGTCGGCTTCGACGCCAACGCCCAGGTCGCCTGGGACGGCAGCCAGGGCTACGGCAGCAGCAGCGTCGTGGTGGCCATCATCGACAGCGGCGTGGACATCGACCACCCCGACCTGCGCCTGGTCACCGGCTACGACTTCGGCAGCAACGACACCAACCCCGACGACAACAGCACCACCGCCGGCCACGGCACCTGCTGCGCCGGCGTGGTCGCCTCGATGAACAACACGATCGGCTGCGCGGGCATCGCCGCCGGCGTCAGCATCATGCCGCTGAAGGTCGCCACCTCCACCGGGGCGATGTACTTCTCGGCGATCCAGAGCGCCCTGTACTACGCCGCCGACCACGCGGCCGACGTCGTCAGCATGAGCCTCGGCGCCGCGATCAGCAGCGACGCCGCCACCGACACGGCCATCCTGTACGCCTACAACGCGGGCTGCACGATCCTGGCCGCGACCGGCAACGAGAACATGAGCACCATCAGCTACCCGGCCATCAACGCCAACGTGATCGGCGTCGGCGCGGCCTCCCCCTGCGGCGAGCGCAAGCGCAGCTCGAGCAGCAGCACCGAGGTCAACTCCGGCGTGGCCACCGACCCCAACGGCTACACCTGCGACGGCGAGCGCTGGTGGGGCTCGAACTACGGCACGACCACGCAGAACGGGGCCGGCGCCGTGGACGTCCTCGGTCCGACCATCCTGCCGACCACCGACATCGTCGGCAGCGGCGGCTACCGGACGGGCGACTACGAGCCCTTCTTCAACGGCACCAGCTGCGCCACGCCGTACGTGGCGGGCGTCTGCGCCCTGATCGTCTCGAAGAACCCGACCTGGACCCCGGCGCAGATCCGCACCCAGCTGCTGACCACCGCCCAGGACGTGACCTCGGTCGAGTCCGCGGCGGGCTGGGACCGCTACGCCGGCTTCGGCATGGTCGACGCCGCGGCGGCCGTCGGCGGCGTCACGATCCCCGTCGCACCGGTCGCCAACTTCTCGGCGACGCCGCTGACGGGCGCCGCGCCCCTGGCGGTCGTGTTCACCGACCTGTCCACCAACACGCCCACGAGCTGGAGCTGGAACTTCGGCGACAGCGGCACCTCGACCCTGAAGAGCCCCAGCCACACCTACGCCGCGGCCGGCACCTACACCGTGACGCTGACCGCGACCAACAGCGCCGGCTCCGACGGCGAGACCAAGACCGGCTACATCGTCGTCACGACGTCGTCGGGCACCTGGACCACCATCACCTCGGACAACTTCGAGACCGGGATGGGGACCTACACCGACGGCGGCCTCGACATGTTGCGCTACACGGCCACCGTCAACGCCCACCAGGGCGCCGCGGCGGCCGACATCCAGGACAACAGCGGCACCAAGTCGTCCTTCTACCACACCGCCGGCAAGAACGTGACCGGCTACTCGAACCTCGAGGTCAACTTCTGGTTCAAGGCCGTCGGCATGGAGACCGGCGAGGACTTCTGGGTGCAGTACTACGACGGCGCGGCCTGGCGGACGGTCGCCACCTACAAGTCCGGGACCGACTTCGTCAACAGCACCTTCTACAACAAGACGGTGACGATCTCCCGCGCCACCTACGCCTACCCGACGGCGGCCAAGCTTCGCTTCATGTGCGACGCCAGCGCCGACGACGACGACGTCTACATCGACGAGATCGTGTTCCGCGGCTACACCGCGGCGCTCGCGGCCGCCCCGGCCGACGAGGCGGCGGCCGACAAGGCCCTGCCGATCCCGTTCGCGCTGGGCCAGAACCGGCCGAACCCGTTCAACCCGTCCACGACGTTCGAATTCAGCCTGCCGGCCGACACGCGCGTGCTGGTCAGGGTGTTCGACCTGAAGGGCCGGGCCGTCGCCACGCTGGCCGACGGGCAGTACGGCGCCGGCTCCCACAGCGTCCGCTGGGACGCGACGGAGTTCGCGTCGGGCACGTACTTCTACCGGATCGACGCGGGCGAGCGCTCGAGCGTCCGCAAGATGACGCTGCTGAAGTAGCGTCCGACCGCACACGGCGACAAGACGAACCCGGCCGGACCGCGAGGTCCGGCCGGGTTTTCGTTCCGGCGCCGCGGTGACGCCGCGGCTACTTCAGGTAGGTGTAGTCGTCGAAGGCCTGCTCGTACTTGCGCAGCACGTCGGCCGACTCGCGCGGGGTGAGCCGGCCCTGGTTGACGGCGCGCTCCAGCGCCGTGCGCCAGCGCTCGACCAGGGCGCCCTTGTCGTACTGCACGAAGTTCAGCACGCGCCGCACCGAATCGCCGCGCACGACCGTCGTGAACTCGACGTGGCCGTTGACCTCGACGTGGACCGCGTTGGTGTCGCCGAACAGGTTGTGCAGGTCGCCCAGGATCTCCTGGTAGGCGCCGACGAGGAAGGCCGCGAAGGTGTAGCGCTCGCCGTCGCGCAGCGTGTGGGCGGGCAGGTAGCGCTTGACCTCGCGCAGGTCGGGGAAGCGGTCGATCTTGCCGTCGGAGTCGCAGGTGATGTCCGCCAGCACGACGCGGCGGGTCGGCCGCTCGTTCAGGCGGTTGACCGGCGTGATCGGGAAGATCTGGTCGACCGCCCAGCTGTCGGGCAGCGACTGGAAGATCGAGAAGTTGCAGAAGTAGGTGTCGGTCAAGAGGGCCGGCAGGCGCTGCAGGTCCTCGGGGATGTAGTGCATCTGGTCGGTCATGCCGCTGATGGTGTTCAGCAGGGCCCAGTAGGCCTGGTCGCCGAAGGCGCGGTCCTCGATGGACAGCAGGCCGAGGCTGAACTCCTGCAGGATGTCCTGCCGCAGCTCCACGGCGTCGTGCAGCGTCTCCATCGCGTTCTTGGGCGACAGCTCCTGCAGCAGCTGCGCCATGTTGATGATGGCCGGGGCCTTGGTCGCGGCCAGCACGGTCTCGGGGTCGCAGGGCGTCGAGAAGGTGTTGGCGATGCCCAGCACCTCGAAGACCAGCACCGAGTGGTGGGCCACGGTCGCGCGCCCGAACTCGGTGGCGATGGTCGGGTGCGGCGCGTCGGTCTGGTCGCAGGTCTCCTTGATGATCCAGACGACGTCGCGCGCGTACTCATCGACCGTGTAGTTCATCGACGACTCCGAGGCCGTCTTGGAACCGTCGTAGTCCACGGCCAGGCCGCCGCCCACGTCCATGTGGGTGAGCGAGGGGCAGTGCTTGCGCAGCTGGACGTAGACCTGGGCCGCCTCGCGCAGGCCGACCTTGAGCGACGAGATGGCCGTCAGCTGGCTGCCGTTGTGGAAGTGCAGCAGCCGCACGCAGTCCAGCTTGCCGCGCTCGCGCAGGAAGCCCACCGCGGCCACGATCTCCGAGACGGTCAGCCCGAACTTGGCGCGCTCGCCGCCGCTGTGCTCCCAGCGGCCGGCGCCCTTGCCGGCCAGGCGCAGGCGGAAGCCGATCTCGGGCTCGACGCCGAGTTCCTCGGCCACGTCGAGCACCAGCGCGATCTCCGACGGCTTCTCGATGACGATGACCGGGCGGCGCCCGACCCGCTTGGCCATCAGCGCCAGCTCGATGTAGCGGCGGTCCTTGTAACCGTTGCAGACCAGCAGCGCCTCGGGGTTGTCCTGGATCGCGAGCACGGCCATCAGCTCGGGCTTGCTGCCGACCTCCAGGCCCATGTCGTAGGGCAGGCCGGCCTCGTTGATCACGTCCACGACGTGGCGCACCTGGTTGACCTTGATCGGGAAGATGGGGCAGTACTTGCCCTGGAAGTCGTACTCGGCGATGGCGGCCTGGAAGGCGGCGCTGATCGCGCGCACGCGGTGGCGCAGGATGCCGTTGAACCGGAACAGCACCGGCAGCTCGATGTTGCGCTGGCGCGCCGACTCGACCAGGTCGGCGAGGTCGACGGAGGGGCCCTGCGGCCCGTCGGGCGTGACCGTGACGTGGCCGCGCTCGTTGATGTGGAAGTAGCCGGCGCCCCAGTGGGGGAAGCCGTACAGCTCTTCGCTCTTCGCCGTCGTCCAGGGCACCATTCCGGTCATGGGCGTGCTGTTCTCCTGCGTTCGGGATCGGGTCGTTGCGCGAACGGGACAATGTAACACACAAAAGGGCTCAACGGGCCATCCGGATCAGGAACGGGTACTCCAGGTCCTCGGGGTTGGCCCGGCAGGCCTCCTGCAGGGCCTGCAGGCCGCCGCGGGGGTCGCCGCCGGTCTGGCGCACCAGGCTCTCGGTCAGCAGCCGGTTGCCCTCGACGAAGCGGGCCATGAGGGCCGGGTCCGGGATCCCGTCGAAGACCGCCCCGACCCCGACGCGGCGCTCCTGCAGGTAGCGCAGGTTCGCCGACAGGTTGGCCTCGTCCAGGCAGCCCGGGGCGAAGAACTCCGTGTAGGAGCGGTCGTCGGTGTTGAGCCGGGCGCCCGCGGTCAGCCGGCCGATGGTCGGGCCGTCCAGGGCCAGCGTCGCCGCCAGGTGGTAGGGGTCGTTGTAGAAGTGGGGGTCCTCCCCCAGCGCGGCGGCGCGGGCGGCCCACTCCCCGAAATCGAGGCGCAGCGGCGCAGTCGAGCCCAGCAGCACGGCGTGGTAGTGGCCCAGCCAGACGGCGCCGTCGGGGAACACGTCGTGGAAGGTGGCGATCAGCCCCATCAGCTCCGCGGTGCGCAGCTTGTGCAGCGGCAGGTACTGCGAGACCAGGCCGCCGGGGTTCAGGCGCGACCGGCACAGCTCGAAGTACTCGCGCGTGTACAGGTTGCCCGAGCCGAGCACCGGGTGGGTCGGGTCGCAGGAGATCAGGTCGTACTTCCGCGCGGACGCCTGCAGGCGCCGCCGCCCGTCGCCCCGCACGATGGTCAGGCGCGGGTCGGACGCCACGTCGCGGTTGAGGTCGCGGTAGTAGGTCGCGGCCTCGGCCAGGCCCGGCACCAGTTCGACGCAGGTGATCGACCGCACCTCGGGGTGCGAGGCGATGGCCGAGGTGGTCACCCCGATGCCGAAGCCGATCACCAGCACGTCGCGCAGGTCGGGCCGCACCAGGAACGGGAAGTGCCCGACCATCTTGACGACCTTGACCGCGTCGTAGGACGAGCCGATCACCGCGCTGTTGTTGACGTAGGTGTAGAGGGCCTGCGAGCGGGTGTCGCGGTCCCGCCCCACGGTGACGGTCCCCTCGACGGTCTCGTCGTAGAACAGCACCTCGCGGTCGAAGCGGCCGAACGAGGGCGGCAGGATGCGGACCTGCGGCCGCCAGGCCGCGACCGCGAGCAGCAGGGCGAGCGCCACGAGCAGGGCGCGCCCCGTCCGCGCCGGTGCACCGCTGCGGCGGGCGACGAACCAGGCCGCGGCGACCGGCACGGCAATGATGGCCACGATCGCGACGGCCGCGCCCAGCGCCGGGATCAGCACGAAGGCCGCCACGACCGGCCCGAGCACGCAGCCGGCGGTGTTGACCGCCAGCACCATGCCCACGTCCCGACCCACGCCGACGTCACGACCCGCGCCACGACCCGAGGCCGCCAAGCTGCAGGCCAGCGGGAAGGCGTAGCCGGAGCACACCGCGGGCGGCACCACGATCAGCAGGGAAGCCACCAGCGGCAGCAGCAGGATCCGCACGACGGCGTTCCCGGACGCTCCCTGCAGGGGGAACATCAGCGCCTCGGGCAGCCGCGCCAGCAGCAGCAACCCCAGCAGCGCGGTCGCCGCCAGCAGCAGCAGGGCGCGCAGCAGGGACCGCCCGGGCGCGGTGAGGCGATCGGCGCGCCGGCGGAACAGGGCGCTGCCCAGATAAAGGCCCAGGATCGCCAGCGAGGCGATCAGCGCGAAGGTGTAGCTGGTGTTCGTCAGGTAGATGCGGAACATCCGCATCCAGACGACCTGCAGGGCGAGGATGGCGAAGCCGCAGGCGAAGGCGGCGACTGGAACGGCCACGCGGGCGGCGTCCGGCAGGGCGGCGAAGGCGGGCGCAGGCGAAGGCGCGCCGGCGCTCACCGGCAACTCGACCGACCCGCGGGTCACGAGCAACCAGGCTCCGAGCGCCAGATCGACGGCCACGGCCAGGGCGAGGGTCAGGTCCTGCCCCAGGACGCCCAGCAGGACGAACCCGGCCGCGAGACCGCCCAGGGCGCTGCCCAGCGTCTCCAGCGCGTAGAGCCGGCCCAGGGCCGACGCCAGCGGACCGCGGCCGGCGGCGGCGAGCCGGCCGGCCAGCGGGAACAGGCCGCCCATCAGGAACGACGGCACGCCCAGCAGCAGCGCGGCGCCCACGTGCGCGGCCACCGAGCCCAGCCGCGGCAGCAGCGCGCCCGCCACGGCGTAGGCCAGGGCGCCCAGGACGCCGAGCCCCAGCAGCAGGCACGCCAGCAGGGCCCAGGGACGGC is a window of bacterium DNA encoding:
- a CDS encoding S8 family serine peptidase, coding for MLRKALATTLALFALILLLASPGFAADTRAFAPAQDGFATQAPEVATYAADRVLVQLTRDGLAASRLSQLLDKGARAPGAATGLASLDALAAAAGVRAVERPYDLPGDVAKAADLGVDRWFMFRFETKQDMADVAKTLGRDPSVEAVSLDWVAFPAAVPADPLYVNHWGHNNTAQLPGLDWGGTYDHTLTTTVGTVGFDANAQVAWDGSQGYGSSSVVVAIIDSGVDIDHPDLRLVTGYDFGSNDTNPDDNSTTAGHGTCCAGVVASMNNTIGCAGIAAGVSIMPLKVATSTGAMYFSAIQSALYYAADHAADVVSMSLGAAISSDAATDTAILYAYNAGCTILAATGNENMSTISYPAINANVIGVGAASPCGERKRSSSSSTEVNSGVATDPNGYTCDGERWWGSNYGTTTQNGAGAVDVLGPTILPTTDIVGSGGYRTGDYEPFFNGTSCATPYVAGVCALIVSKNPTWTPAQIRTQLLTTAQDVTSVESAAGWDRYAGFGMVDAAAAVGGVTIPVAPVANFSATPLTGAAPLAVVFTDLSTNTPTSWSWNFGDSGTSTLKSPSHTYAAAGTYTVTLTATNSAGSDGETKTGYIVVTTSSGTWTTITSDNFETGMGTYTDGGLDMLRYTATVNAHQGAAAADIQDNSGTKSSFYHTAGKNVTGYSNLEVNFWFKAVGMETGEDFWVQYYDGAAWRTVATYKSGTDFVNSTFYNKTVTISRATYAYPTAAKLRFMCDASADDDDVYIDEIVFRGYTAALAAAPADEAAADKALPIPFALGQNRPNPFNPSTTFEFSLPADTRVLVRVFDLKGRAVATLADGQYGAGSHSVRWDATEFASGTYFYRIDAGERSSVRKMTLLK
- the speA gene encoding biosynthetic arginine decarboxylase; its protein translation is MTGMVPWTTAKSEELYGFPHWGAGYFHINERGHVTVTPDGPQGPSVDLADLVESARQRNIELPVLFRFNGILRHRVRAISAAFQAAIAEYDFQGKYCPIFPIKVNQVRHVVDVINEAGLPYDMGLEVGSKPELMAVLAIQDNPEALLVCNGYKDRRYIELALMAKRVGRRPVIVIEKPSEIALVLDVAEELGVEPEIGFRLRLAGKGAGRWEHSGGERAKFGLTVSEIVAAVGFLRERGKLDCVRLLHFHNGSQLTAISSLKVGLREAAQVYVQLRKHCPSLTHMDVGGGLAVDYDGSKTASESSMNYTVDEYARDVVWIIKETCDQTDAPHPTIATEFGRATVAHHSVLVFEVLGIANTFSTPCDPETVLAATKAPAIINMAQLLQELSPKNAMETLHDAVELRQDILQEFSLGLLSIEDRAFGDQAYWALLNTISGMTDQMHYIPEDLQRLPALLTDTYFCNFSIFQSLPDSWAVDQIFPITPVNRLNERPTRRVVLADITCDSDGKIDRFPDLREVKRYLPAHTLRDGERYTFAAFLVGAYQEILGDLHNLFGDTNAVHVEVNGHVEFTTVVRGDSVRRVLNFVQYDKGALVERWRTALERAVNQGRLTPRESADVLRKYEQAFDDYTYLK
- a CDS encoding fused MFS/spermidine synthase; the encoded protein is MTRIPRRDPNLAILDLVVFLAGFAFLIHEVVWNRLLSLVLGATVTAATLVLAAFMAGFGIGAAVWGRVADRARRPWALLACLLLGLGVLGALAYAVAGALLPRLGSVAAHVGAALLLGVPSFLMGGLFPLAGRLAAAGRGPLASALGRLYALETLGSALGGLAAGFVLLGVLGQDLTLALAVAVDLALGAWLLVTRGSVELPVSAGAPSPAPAFAALPDAARVAVPVAAFACGFAILALQVVWMRMFRIYLTNTSYTFALIASLAILGLYLGSALFRRRADRLTAPGRSLLRALLLLAATALLGLLLLARLPEALMFPLQGASGNAVVRILLLPLVASLLIVVPPAVCSGYAFPLACSLAASGRGAGRDVGVGRDVGMVLAVNTAGCVLGPVVAAFVLIPALGAAVAIVAIIAVPVAAAWFVARRSGAPARTGRALLVALALLLAVAAWRPQVRILPPSFGRFDREVLFYDETVEGTVTVGRDRDTRSQALYTYVNNSAVIGSSYDAVKVVKMVGHFPFLVRPDLRDVLVIGFGIGVTTSAIASHPEVRSITCVELVPGLAEAATYYRDLNRDVASDPRLTIVRGDGRRRLQASARKYDLISCDPTHPVLGSGNLYTREYFELCRSRLNPGGLVSQYLPLHKLRTAELMGLIATFHDVFPDGAVWLGHYHAVLLGSTAPLRLDFGEWAARAAALGEDPHFYNDPYHLAATLALDGPTIGRLTAGARLNTDDRSYTEFFAPGCLDEANLSANLRYLQERRVGVGAVFDGIPDPALMARFVEGNRLLTESLVRQTGGDPRGGLQALQEACRANPEDLEYPFLIRMAR